A single Candidatus Rokuibacteriota bacterium DNA region contains:
- a CDS encoding phenylglyoxylate dehydrogenase: protein MTTTALRVMDGNKAAAVGVILCRPDLVASYPISPQTPLLEALYRARAEGRLEADTVEVEGENSALSAAIGAAAAGGRAFTATSSMGLMFMYDAYLFASGQRVPVVMTVATREQSAPHTVSSGQQDIMMVKDGGWVQLIAESCQEILDSILVAYRLAEDPRVQLPVNVSYDGYYLSHLSEPVAVPEQGAVDRFLAPVGGGKRPVLSAAAPLTFGAFIVGDLYAGYRYKHCQAMQAALDLADGLDGEFLAAFGREYGGSLEAYRVEDAEILMVAMGSHSGTLKVAVDRLRDEGVAVGLARVRMFRPFPRARLAALLRGRRAVGVVDRSVSFGWNAGHLFVDVKAAAADLEARVPMVNFIGGLAGTDLRREMLEAAVRTTLARGRGEPGPEVVWLNLE, encoded by the coding sequence ATGACGACGACAGCGCTGCGCGTGATGGACGGCAACAAGGCGGCGGCGGTCGGCGTCATCCTCTGCCGACCCGACCTCGTCGCCTCCTACCCGATCTCGCCGCAGACCCCGCTGCTCGAGGCCCTCTACCGCGCCCGGGCCGAGGGGCGCCTCGAGGCCGACACCGTGGAGGTCGAGGGAGAGAACTCCGCGCTCTCCGCGGCCATCGGCGCCGCGGCCGCGGGCGGGCGCGCCTTCACGGCGACCTCGTCCATGGGCCTCATGTTCATGTACGACGCCTACCTCTTCGCCTCCGGCCAGCGGGTGCCCGTGGTGATGACCGTGGCGACGCGCGAGCAGTCGGCGCCCCACACGGTGTCCAGCGGGCAGCAGGACATCATGATGGTGAAGGACGGGGGCTGGGTGCAGCTCATCGCCGAGTCCTGCCAGGAGATCCTCGACTCCATCCTCGTGGCCTATCGCCTCGCCGAGGACCCGCGCGTGCAGCTGCCGGTCAATGTCTCCTACGACGGCTATTACCTCTCGCATCTCTCGGAGCCCGTAGCCGTGCCCGAGCAGGGGGCGGTGGACCGCTTCCTCGCTCCCGTTGGAGGGGGCAAGCGCCCGGTCCTCTCCGCGGCGGCCCCGCTCACCTTCGGGGCCTTCATCGTGGGCGACCTCTACGCCGGGTACCGCTACAAGCACTGCCAGGCCATGCAGGCGGCGCTGGACCTCGCCGACGGGCTCGACGGCGAGTTCCTGGCGGCCTTCGGCCGCGAGTACGGCGGCAGCCTCGAGGCCTACCGCGTGGAGGATGCCGAGATCCTCATGGTCGCCATGGGCAGCCACTCGGGCACGCTCAAGGTGGCCGTGGACAGGCTGCGTGACGAGGGTGTGGCCGTGGGGCTGGCGCGCGTGCGCATGTTCCGGCCCTTCCCCCGCGCGCGCCTCGCCGCCCTGCTGCGCGGCCGGAGGGCCGTGGGCGTGGTGGACCGCTCGGTCTCCTTCGGCTGGAACGCCGGCCATCTCTTCGTGGACGTCAAGGCGGCGGCGGCCGACCTGGAGGCGCGGGTCCCCATGGTCAACTTCATCGGCGGGCTCGCCGGCACCGATCTCAGGCGCGAGATGCTCGAGGCGGCGGTCAGGACGACGCTGGCCCGGGGCCGGGGCGAGCCGGGCCCCGAAGTGGTCTGGCTCAACCTCGAGTAG
- a CDS encoding FAD-dependent oxidoreductase, giving the protein MAATLRHVIIGAGTAALAAVEAIRVGRPADPITLLSAEPEAPYSPTVLPHLLAGRIDESRIALRPAAFFGTRGCRLLAGTPAVALCADRRVLRLAGGGELEFDRLLVASGSEPIVPALDNPDAVPVHTFTRLADLRVLRAALGGTSRVAVLGAGLIGMELAEAIVHRWPGARITVVEQERQVLPRAFCREDARAVEDLFESQGVGFRLGCRAVALGRRDGAALLTLSDGGCVEADLVVACVGVKPRLGFLAGAGLAVRRGIVVDRRMATSAAGIHAAGDVAEGPGADGTIGCHAVLPTAAGQGRVAGANMAGRAVEHEGWLPANVFSFFGRLLVSAGATEAVGRQTRLGQASGAGRGRLVLDGDRLVGASFAGMPADPGALCWLIRERVPVRAQAELLLSRPLEAARWLCARAQRGTA; this is encoded by the coding sequence ATGGCCGCCACCCTCCGCCACGTGATCATCGGCGCCGGCACCGCGGCGCTGGCCGCCGTCGAGGCCATCCGCGTCGGCCGCCCCGCAGACCCCATCACGCTTCTCAGCGCCGAGCCGGAGGCGCCGTACTCCCCCACGGTGCTGCCGCATCTGCTGGCGGGACGGATCGACGAGTCGCGGATCGCGCTCCGCCCCGCGGCGTTCTTCGGGACCCGGGGCTGCCGGCTGCTCGCCGGCACGCCGGCGGTGGCGCTCTGCGCCGACCGGCGCGTATTGCGTCTGGCCGGGGGCGGCGAGCTCGAGTTCGACCGGCTCCTGGTGGCCTCGGGCTCCGAGCCCATCGTGCCTGCCCTCGACAATCCTGACGCCGTGCCGGTTCACACGTTCACGCGACTGGCCGATCTCCGCGTGCTCCGCGCCGCGCTGGGAGGCACCTCGCGTGTCGCGGTCCTCGGCGCGGGCCTCATCGGCATGGAGCTGGCCGAGGCGATCGTTCACCGATGGCCCGGCGCCCGGATCACGGTGGTGGAGCAGGAGCGGCAGGTGCTGCCACGGGCCTTCTGCCGCGAGGATGCCAGGGCCGTGGAGGACCTGTTCGAGAGCCAGGGCGTCGGGTTCAGGCTGGGCTGCCGGGCCGTGGCGCTCGGGCGGCGTGACGGGGCGGCCCTGTTGACGCTCTCGGATGGCGGCTGCGTGGAGGCCGATCTGGTCGTGGCGTGTGTCGGGGTGAAGCCGCGCCTCGGGTTCCTCGCCGGCGCCGGGCTCGCGGTGCGCCGCGGGATCGTCGTCGACAGGCGGATGGCGACGAGCGCTGCGGGCATCCACGCTGCGGGCGACGTCGCCGAGGGCCCGGGCGCCGACGGGACCATCGGCTGTCACGCGGTGCTGCCCACGGCGGCGGGGCAGGGACGCGTGGCCGGGGCGAACATGGCCGGGCGTGCTGTCGAGCACGAGGGGTGGCTGCCCGCCAATGTCTTTTCCTTCTTCGGCCGGCTCCTCGTGAGCGCCGGCGCCACCGAGGCGGTCGGACGACAGACGCGCCTCGGGCAGGCGTCCGGTGCAGGACGGGGCCGGCTCGTGCTCGATGGAGACAGGCTCGTGGGCGCCTCGTTTGCGGGCATGCCGGCCGATCCCGGCGCTCTCTGCTGGCTGATCCGCGAGCGCGTGCCGGTGAGGGCCCAGGCCGAGCTGCTCCTGTCCCGCCCGCTCGAGGCAGCCCGATGGCTCTGCGCCCGGGCCCAGCGGGGGACCGCGTGA
- a CDS encoding 4Fe-4S dicluster domain-containing protein: MALRPGPAGDRVTAVTAPPALRDTLCIEWGACPPGCRDCVEACALARGVARVTALDLAEVSFHGALTCGQCGEPACRDACPTGAIVREESGVVRLDQERCVGCGACAGACAWGGITLDAVTGRASKCDTCGGRPACALACTTGRLRWVETSALARRLGHPDPFTQGVSLCPGCAAELGFRTAFRAIGPDAVVFAAPGCACMLACGLGTAATTRLPSVMSLMTNVPSLMTGVARQLRRSGARTRAVAFVGDGTTADVGFQPLSGAAERGEPIVYICYDNEGYMNTGAQRSSTTLQGARTMTTPVGPGQAGKRQVPKDVAVLMAMHGAAYVATASVSHPEDFAAKLERALAAEDGLAYIHLYAPCHVGWQAPMDAAVEIARMAVLTRVFPLWEARRGRFRLTHPIAHPRPLGDFAGLMGRLRHLDEDGLRALGRAVEERYRRVEALCAALPWQEPGAAGGR, translated from the coding sequence ATGGCTCTGCGCCCGGGCCCAGCGGGGGACCGCGTGACGGCAGTGACGGCGCCGCCCGCGCTCCGCGACACGCTCTGCATCGAGTGGGGGGCGTGCCCGCCCGGCTGCCGCGACTGCGTCGAGGCCTGTGCTTTGGCGCGCGGCGTGGCGCGGGTCACGGCGCTGGACCTGGCGGAGGTGTCCTTCCACGGCGCGCTGACGTGCGGGCAATGCGGGGAGCCGGCCTGCCGGGACGCGTGCCCTACCGGCGCCATCGTGCGCGAGGAGTCGGGCGTGGTTCGCCTCGATCAGGAGCGCTGTGTCGGCTGCGGCGCCTGCGCGGGGGCCTGCGCCTGGGGCGGAATCACGCTGGACGCGGTCACCGGTCGCGCGTCCAAGTGCGACACCTGCGGCGGCCGGCCCGCGTGCGCCCTGGCCTGCACGACCGGCCGCCTCCGGTGGGTGGAAACCTCGGCGCTGGCGCGACGGCTCGGCCATCCCGATCCCTTCACGCAGGGCGTGAGCCTCTGCCCGGGCTGTGCGGCGGAGCTGGGCTTCCGCACGGCCTTTCGCGCCATCGGCCCGGACGCCGTGGTCTTCGCCGCCCCCGGCTGCGCCTGCATGCTCGCCTGCGGCCTCGGCACTGCCGCCACGACGCGGCTGCCCAGCGTCATGTCACTCATGACCAATGTCCCGTCGCTCATGACCGGGGTGGCGCGCCAGCTGCGCCGCTCAGGCGCCAGGACGCGGGCGGTGGCCTTCGTGGGAGACGGCACGACCGCGGATGTGGGGTTCCAGCCCCTGTCGGGCGCGGCGGAGCGGGGCGAGCCGATCGTCTACATCTGCTACGACAACGAAGGGTACATGAACACGGGCGCTCAGCGCAGCAGCACGACGCTCCAGGGGGCGCGGACCATGACGACGCCCGTCGGTCCGGGGCAGGCGGGAAAGAGGCAGGTGCCCAAGGACGTGGCCGTGCTCATGGCGATGCACGGCGCGGCCTACGTGGCCACGGCCAGCGTGTCGCATCCGGAGGACTTCGCGGCCAAGCTCGAGCGCGCGCTTGCCGCGGAGGACGGGCTCGCCTACATCCATCTCTATGCCCCCTGCCACGTGGGCTGGCAGGCCCCGATGGACGCCGCGGTGGAGATCGCCCGGATGGCCGTCCTGACGCGTGTCTTCCCCCTCTGGGAGGCGCGGCGCGGCCGCTTCCGACTGACGCATCCCATCGCCCACCCCCGCCCGCTCGGGGACTTCGCGGGGCTGATGGGCCGCCTCCGTCATCTCGACGAGGACGGGCTGCGCGCGCTTGGCCGGGCGGTGGAGGAGCGCTACCGCCGGGTCGAGGCCCTCTGCGCCGCGCTGCCATGGCAGGAGCCGGGCGCGGCGGGTGGGCGATAA
- a CDS encoding GntR family transcriptional regulator, with product MLRAEILAGTLAAGERVPAEVALARRYEVSVVTVRQALRALEDESLISRQRGRGTFVTPGPHHRKELRLMGSIQSVIAQQYSEETEVLEQSTVPVPPALARHFPGERDLCFFRRLRRDQGVPLSYALNYVRPEYGGQIDPAMLRRDPMLKIVRDVLGVKLSDVQISIEARRAQQDIAGPLGVDILSPVLFFSGVVFDLARRVVDVAWIYYRADRFTFTLDVDVRS from the coding sequence ATGCTCCGCGCCGAGATTCTCGCGGGTACCCTGGCCGCAGGGGAGCGCGTGCCCGCCGAGGTGGCGCTGGCCCGCCGCTACGAGGTGAGCGTGGTGACGGTGCGCCAGGCACTGCGGGCGCTGGAGGACGAGTCGCTGATCTCGCGCCAGCGTGGGCGCGGCACCTTCGTGACGCCGGGGCCGCATCACCGCAAGGAGCTGCGGCTGATGGGCTCCATCCAGTCCGTCATCGCCCAGCAGTACAGCGAGGAAACGGAGGTGCTCGAGCAGAGCACGGTGCCCGTGCCGCCGGCGCTGGCGCGACACTTCCCGGGGGAGCGCGATCTCTGCTTCTTCCGGCGGCTCAGGCGTGACCAGGGCGTACCCCTGTCCTATGCGCTCAACTACGTCCGGCCCGAGTACGGCGGCCAGATCGACCCCGCGATGCTCCGGCGGGACCCGATGCTGAAGATCGTGCGGGACGTGCTCGGGGTGAAGCTCTCCGATGTGCAGATCTCCATCGAGGCGCGGCGCGCGCAGCAGGACATCGCCGGGCCCCTGGGTGTGGACATCCTGAGCCCCGTGCTCTTCTTCTCGGGCGTGGTGTTCGACCTCGCGCGGCGCGTGGTGGATGTGGCCTGGATCTACTACCGGGCCGACCGTTTCACCTTCACCCTGGACGTGGACGTGAGGAGCTGA
- a CDS encoding alpha/beta hydrolase, with product MLLLHSLAAHLHWWDWAAPFWAARRRVVALDFRGHGASAHATPPAYGFEEHARDVEGVLSALGLGPGVLVGHSMGAYVGAVVAARRPDLVGALVIADMLSAWTPEQAAAAGRQAARPPVDFATRAEAGARFRLQPPDTTATPEMLRHLGESGVREVAPGAWRLAFDRGVFGHPPVDPWPVLPGLRCPTLVLHGEGSRVMDRVAAERVGAAIPRATVVTLPGAFHHLGLDQPASFAETVDEWLTTISSRTRAARSGGG from the coding sequence ATGCTGCTGCTGCATTCGCTGGCGGCGCATCTGCACTGGTGGGATTGGGCGGCGCCGTTCTGGGCGGCGCGGCGTCGCGTGGTCGCGCTGGACTTCAGAGGCCATGGCGCGAGCGCGCATGCCACGCCGCCCGCCTACGGCTTCGAGGAGCACGCACGGGATGTGGAGGGCGTGCTGTCGGCGCTTGGCCTCGGGCCCGGGGTGCTGGTGGGCCACTCCATGGGTGCCTACGTGGGAGCGGTGGTGGCCGCCCGCCGTCCCGATCTCGTCGGCGCGCTGGTGATCGCCGACATGCTGTCCGCCTGGACGCCGGAGCAGGCGGCGGCCGCCGGGCGCCAGGCCGCCCGGCCGCCGGTCGACTTCGCGACGCGAGCGGAGGCCGGAGCACGCTTCAGGCTCCAGCCGCCCGACACCACCGCGACGCCGGAGATGCTGCGCCACCTCGGCGAGAGCGGCGTCCGGGAGGTGGCTCCTGGCGCCTGGCGGCTTGCCTTCGACCGCGGCGTGTTCGGCCATCCTCCGGTGGACCCGTGGCCCGTACTCCCCGGACTCCGGTGTCCCACGCTGGTGCTCCACGGAGAGGGGAGCCGGGTGATGGACCGGGTGGCCGCCGAGCGTGTCGGCGCGGCGATTCCCCGCGCGACCGTCGTCACGTTGCCCGGCGCCTTCCACCACCTCGGGCTGGACCAGCCGGCGTCTTTCGCCGAAACCGTGGACGAGTGGTTGACCACCATCAGTTCAAGGACCCGGGCGGCACGGTCCGGGGGAGGATGA
- a CDS encoding FAD-dependent oxidoreductase: MEPSGPGVKKYGHLFEPFRVGRFTPRNRVKYAACSVSNFNTEDGFITDREYARMDVIARTGCGLITNQGAYPDPRGEGKAYMRQIALCDDRYVPGLRKIADMLHAGGAVAIQQILHGGRYGGINLAYALQPSATPQTLRHFRKPKEMSVEEIHDIIRQHADAATRAMDAGFDGVEHTAFMGYLLANFLSSFTNKREDRYGGSVENRARFLIELLEATRRAIGRDALLVVRLNGEELMDEFGGSTPEECVEFMRLAEQAGVDMLSIVVGWHEARKGALGRDVPTDGWLPLAVRAKAAVKIPVAFGPRFGDPVMANEAIAAGKMELWEVCRPFLADPMLLQKTAEDRVEEIRPCVGGLLCLSRMFRDLPYNCAMNPRLSHEYEPQYEVRPAPTPKRVLVVGGGPAGLEAARIAAERGHQVTLVERRGRLGGQLVHASREVDGGYIWLRLIRYYETQLARYGVEVRLGQEMTRELCDRMKPDAIVVATGAALEIQGRYPVDGGVLLDVYDVLEDRVPVGQRVVVLSGERAGLVCAESLSAQGKRVTVVEAGDRIASDVIPTFRWRHMAWVKEYGIETVTGARVEAVTAGGVAVIGKDGARRVIPADSVIAAGPRGSVQGLVDGLEFSGDELYIAGDVIRPRAVHNAVREGFLAGVRI; this comes from the coding sequence ATGGAGCCGAGTGGGCCGGGCGTGAAGAAGTACGGGCATCTCTTCGAGCCGTTCCGCGTGGGCAGGTTCACGCCGCGGAACCGCGTCAAGTACGCGGCCTGCTCCGTGTCCAACTTCAACACCGAGGACGGCTTCATCACTGACCGCGAGTACGCGCGCATGGACGTCATCGCCCGCACGGGGTGCGGGCTCATCACCAACCAGGGCGCCTACCCGGACCCGCGGGGCGAGGGCAAGGCCTACATGCGCCAGATCGCCCTCTGCGATGACCGCTACGTGCCCGGCCTCAGGAAGATCGCCGACATGCTGCACGCCGGAGGGGCCGTGGCCATCCAGCAGATCCTGCACGGCGGCCGCTACGGCGGCATCAACCTGGCCTACGCGCTGCAGCCCTCGGCCACGCCGCAGACGCTGCGCCACTTCCGCAAGCCCAAGGAGATGTCGGTGGAGGAGATCCACGACATCATCCGGCAGCATGCGGACGCCGCCACGCGAGCCATGGACGCGGGCTTCGACGGGGTGGAGCACACGGCCTTCATGGGCTATCTCCTCGCCAACTTCCTGTCGAGCTTCACCAACAAGCGGGAGGACCGGTACGGCGGCTCGGTGGAGAATCGCGCCCGCTTCCTCATCGAGCTGCTGGAGGCCACGCGCCGCGCCATCGGCCGGGACGCCCTGCTGGTCGTGCGGCTGAACGGCGAGGAGCTGATGGACGAGTTCGGCGGCTCCACGCCCGAGGAGTGCGTGGAGTTCATGCGGCTGGCCGAGCAGGCCGGCGTGGACATGCTCAGCATCGTGGTGGGCTGGCACGAGGCGCGCAAGGGGGCGCTCGGGCGGGACGTGCCCACCGACGGCTGGCTGCCACTGGCCGTCCGCGCCAAGGCCGCCGTGAAGATCCCGGTGGCCTTCGGCCCGCGCTTCGGCGACCCGGTCATGGCCAACGAGGCCATCGCCGCCGGCAAGATGGAGCTCTGGGAGGTGTGCCGGCCCTTCCTCGCCGACCCGATGCTGCTGCAGAAGACGGCCGAGGACCGCGTGGAGGAGATCCGGCCCTGCGTGGGTGGGCTCCTGTGTCTCTCGCGCATGTTCCGCGATCTGCCCTACAACTGCGCCATGAACCCCAGGCTGTCGCACGAGTACGAGCCGCAGTACGAGGTGCGCCCCGCGCCCACGCCCAAGCGGGTGCTCGTGGTGGGCGGGGGGCCGGCGGGGCTCGAGGCGGCCAGGATCGCCGCCGAGCGCGGCCATCAGGTCACGCTGGTGGAGAGGCGCGGGAGGCTCGGCGGGCAGCTCGTCCACGCCTCGAGGGAGGTGGACGGCGGCTACATCTGGCTCCGGCTCATCCGCTACTACGAGACGCAGCTGGCCCGCTACGGCGTGGAGGTCCGACTCGGCCAGGAGATGACCCGCGAGCTGTGCGACAGGATGAAGCCCGACGCCATCGTCGTGGCCACCGGCGCCGCCCTCGAGATCCAGGGGCGCTACCCGGTGGATGGCGGCGTGCTGCTCGACGTGTACGACGTGCTGGAGGACCGCGTCCCGGTGGGGCAGCGGGTGGTCGTCCTGAGCGGGGAACGCGCGGGACTCGTCTGCGCCGAGTCCCTGTCGGCCCAGGGCAAGCGCGTGACCGTCGTGGAGGCCGGCGACAGGATCGCCTCGGACGTCATCCCCACCTTCCGGTGGCGGCACATGGCCTGGGTGAAGGAGTACGGCATCGAGACCGTGACCGGCGCCCGCGTGGAGGCAGTCACCGCCGGCGGGGTGGCCGTGATCGGCAAGGACGGGGCGCGACGGGTGATCCCTGCCGACAGCGTGATCGCCGCGGGCCCCCGGGGCTCGGTGCAGGGGCTCGTGGACGGGCTCGAGTTCTCGGGTGACGAGCTGTACATCGCCGGCGACGTGATCCGCCCCCGGGCGGTCCACAACGCGGTGCGGGAGGGGT